The Pan paniscus chromosome 3, NHGRI_mPanPan1-v2.0_pri, whole genome shotgun sequence genome includes a window with the following:
- the LOC100993364 gene encoding high mobility group protein HMG-I/HMG-Y-like has product MSASSLKSSQPLASKQEMDSTEKRSWGRPRKQPLVSSGTALVESQKEPSEVPTPKRPWGQPKGSKNKGAAKTRKTTTTPGRKPRGRPKKLEKEEEEGIWQESSEEEQ; this is encoded by the coding sequence ATGAGTGCGTCGAGCTTGAAGTCTAGCCAGCCCTTGGCCTCCAAGCAGGAAATGGACAGCACTGAGAAGCGGAGCTGGGGCAGGCCCCGCAAGCAGCCTCTGGTGAGTTCCGGGACAGCACTGGTAGAGAGTCAGAAGGAGCCCAGTGAAGTGCCAACACCTAAGAGACCTTGGGGCCAACCAAAGGGAAGCAAAAACAAGGGAGCTGCCAAGACCCGGAAAACCACCACAACTCCAGGAAGGAAACCAAGGGGCAGACCCAAAAaactggagaaggaggaagaggagggcatCTGGCAGGAGTCCTCAGAGGAGGAGCAGTGA